The region CAAAAATACACCCTGTTAGAGATACACTCAGTATCAACCCAAGAATTAAAAAAAGAGTCCGTCTTTGCATTGAATTCCTACTTTCCAAATAATCGCTTCAATCGAGCCGTGAGTGAGAGATTCTCGTCACTCGCTCTATCTTCTGCCCGGATTGAAAACCGATCATTCTCCTTGTGAAAGGTAAAAGGATACCGGGCTCGGACTTCGCTATCTGTCTTAGCCGTGAGCTTTTCAACTGGAACGCCATCAGAAAACGATGTTGATGGATCCGCTCGTAACTCGGTTAAGACCGACCGTGTTCCACTCATATCCAACCGTGGATTCTTCATGGCAAGATCACTACGCAGGTGTGCCAGATCCTTCGCGCCAAGAATGACGACACCAATCGCAATGAGAATGATAACGACTCGGTCTAAGATCGGACCACTATTATTACTCATAGTTCACCGTTCAAAAATGGTTCTGCCTTAGTGTCTCACAGGGAAGTCGCATTCTACAACCGATGTTTTGAACGACCCCCCCTCTCCTTCAGGGGGATTCCAGAAGGAGCCTCTTCTTGTCAGCTATCGCTTCACCTGGATGTTCCCCTCAATCCAAGCAACGATATCTCGTGTCGCAGTCCCTGGGGGAAAGAGCTCCTTGACTCCGAGCTCTTTCAACTTTGCTGCATCCTCTTCAGGGATAATCCCGCCACCAAAAACGGCGATATCCTCTGCTTTCTTCTCTTTGAGGAGTGAGAGCACTTCAGTAAACAGCGTCATGTGGGCACCCGACAAAATACTCATGCCTAAGCAATCGACATCTTCTTGTATGGCACTCGTTACAATCATGTCAGGTGTTTGATGAAGACCTGTATAAATCACTTCCATCCCAGCGTCCCGAAGAGCACGTGCCACGACTTTTGCTCCCCGATCATGACCATCAAGCCCTGGCTTTCCAATAAGAACCCGAATTGGTGAGGATTCGCTTCGCTCACTGACTTCTTGCTTCCCCGTCATACACTACTCTCCATCACAAAATCTTATTTCCAACCCCAAAGACTCTCTCCTCTACGGCTCCCTGAAGCAATCCGCTACCTAAAGTAAGCCGCTCGCTAAAGCAAGCCGCTCGCTAAAGCAAGCCAGGGTCGCGATAGATCCCGAATACCTCCCGAAAAATATCAGAAACCTCACCCACTGTAACGCCATCATCCACCGCATCCACCAACACTGGCATAATATTTTCACTATTTTTACATGCTGCTCTAATACGCTCCAGCGCACTCTCTACTTTTGCGCTGTCGCGCCCTAACTTAAACGCCACAACTCGTTCTCGTTGATTCTCCTCGACGGCAAGATCGATCTGATGGGTCGGTATCGGGTTCTCCTCATTCTCATCTTTGTATGAATTTACTCCTACAATCCTATAGGCATCTCCATCCACCCGCTTTTGGAACTCATAAGAAGCCTCAGAGAGTTCCTTTTGTGGATAGCCTTGCTCCACCGCTGCAAGCATGCCGCCCAGTGCGTCGATCTTCTCGATGTAGGCCAGTGCTTCAGATTCAATCTGCGTGGTGAGCTGTTCCACGTAATAAGAACCACCCAGCGGATCTACAACATCTGCAACTCCCGTTTCTTCAGCAAGAATCTGTTGCGTTCTTAGAGCAACTTTCACTGCGTGCTCTGTGGGCAACGACAGGGTCTCATCCATTGAATTTGTATGGAGTGACTGTACACCGCCAAGCACTGCAGCAAGCGCCTGTAAGGCAACACGAGCTACATTATTGACGGGTTGTTGCGCTGTAAGACTTACTCCTGCGGTTTGGGCATGTGTCCGTAACTGCATCGACTTTGTGGTTTGCGCCCCGAAGCGATCCCTCATGAATCGTGCCCACATTCGGCGAGCAGCTCGAAACTTAGCCACTTCCTCGAAAAAATCATTGTGGACATCAAAGAAAAAGGAGAGTCGTGGAGCGAAGTCGTCAACTGGCATACCCCGGTCAACACAATGCTGAACATAAGCAAGACCATCAGCCAGCGTAAACGCCAACTCCTGAGCAGCGGTCGCACCTGCTTCCCGGATATGATAGCCGCTGATACTAATCCCGTGGAACCTCGGGGCATGTTGCGAACAATACTCGATAATATCACAAGAGAGCCTCACTGAGGGCGCTGGCGGACAAATCCACTCTTTCTGTGCGATAAACTCCTTGAGCATATCGTTTTGAATAGTTCCACCAAGTTGAGAGAAGTCATACCCCCGTCGCCGAGCGACAGCAAAGTACATCGCCATGGCAATGGGTGCAGTGCAGTTAATCGTCATTGAAACGGTAACTTTCGTGAGATCGATCTCTTGAAAAAGCACTTCCATATCTTCAATGGTTGAAATGCTCACTCCCTCTCGACCGACCTCACCCTTCGAGAGCGCATGATCCGCGTCGTACCCCATCAGCGTTGGCATATCGAAAGCGGTAGAGAGTCCTGTTTGTCCATTTTCGAGAAGAAACCGAAAGCGCTTATTCGTATCCTCTGGTGTTCCAAAACCGGCAAACTGACGCATGGTCCACAGCTTTCCACGGTAGAGATTCGGATGGATGCCTCTGGTAAATGGGAACTCTCCCGGAAAACCAAGCTCAGCATCCGGAGAAAAATCTGCCATCTCATCATGCGTTACGACAGTTGGATGTGGACGAAAACTGATAGAGTCGAAGTGCTCTTTTCTTTGTCGT is a window of bacterium DNA encoding:
- a CDS encoding cobalamin B12-binding domain-containing protein, whose amino-acid sequence is MTGKQEVSERSESSPIRVLIGKPGLDGHDRGAKVVARALRDAGMEVIYTGLHQTPDMIVTSAIQEDVDCLGMSILSGAHMTLFTEVLSLLKEKKAEDIAVFGGGIIPEEDAAKLKELGVKELFPPGTATRDIVAWIEGNIQVKR
- a CDS encoding methylmalonyl-CoA mutase, which translates into the protein MANDKSKKSQSKAEWLATHKPESRQRKEHFDSISFRPHPTVVTHDEMADFSPDAELGFPGEFPFTRGIHPNLYRGKLWTMRQFAGFGTPEDTNKRFRFLLENGQTGLSTAFDMPTLMGYDADHALSKGEVGREGVSISTIEDMEVLFQEIDLTKVTVSMTINCTAPIAMAMYFAVARRRGYDFSQLGGTIQNDMLKEFIAQKEWICPPAPSVRLSCDIIEYCSQHAPRFHGISISGYHIREAGATAAQELAFTLADGLAYVQHCVDRGMPVDDFAPRLSFFFDVHNDFFEEVAKFRAARRMWARFMRDRFGAQTTKSMQLRTHAQTAGVSLTAQQPVNNVARVALQALAAVLGGVQSLHTNSMDETLSLPTEHAVKVALRTQQILAEETGVADVVDPLGGSYYVEQLTTQIESEALAYIEKIDALGGMLAAVEQGYPQKELSEASYEFQKRVDGDAYRIVGVNSYKDENEENPIPTHQIDLAVEENQRERVVAFKLGRDSAKVESALERIRAACKNSENIMPVLVDAVDDGVTVGEVSDIFREVFGIYRDPGLL